A genomic segment from Pseudomonas mendocina encodes:
- a CDS encoding rhomboid family intramembrane serine protease has product MRRGWLVELRPLLVISGAMLLIQLANGALGGALNLWGLVPRHIEALPGILLAPWLHGSWAHLLSNLSGLLVLGSLVLLRSRRDFFVASAFIIIGSGVLVWLFGRTGLHVGASGWLFGFWGLLLARAWFERSLLDLLLAVLVFFLYGGWFFGLLPRAGVSFEYHLAGAFCGVLYAALSRPRRNHR; this is encoded by the coding sequence GTGAGGCGAGGCTGGCTGGTTGAGCTGCGCCCACTGCTGGTGATCAGCGGCGCGATGCTGCTGATACAACTGGCCAATGGCGCCCTGGGTGGCGCCCTGAATCTCTGGGGCCTGGTGCCCCGGCATATCGAGGCACTGCCGGGCATCTTGCTCGCGCCCTGGCTGCATGGCAGCTGGGCGCATCTGCTCAGCAACCTCAGCGGCCTGCTGGTGCTCGGCAGCCTGGTTCTGCTGCGCTCGCGCCGCGATTTCTTCGTCGCCAGCGCCTTCATCATCATCGGCAGCGGGGTGCTGGTCTGGCTGTTCGGCCGCACCGGCCTGCACGTCGGCGCCAGTGGCTGGCTGTTCGGCTTCTGGGGCCTTTTGCTGGCGCGGGCCTGGTTCGAACGCAGCCTGCTCGACCTGTTACTGGCGGTGCTGGTGTTCTTCCTCTACGGCGGCTGGTTCTTCGGCCTGCTGCCGCGTGCCGGTGTTTCCTTCGAATACCACCTGGCGGGGGCTTTTTGCGGCGTTCTCTATGCCGCCTTGTCTCGCCCTCGCCGCAACCATCGATAA
- a CDS encoding DEAD/DEAH box helicase produces the protein MAHHPHARQLLGFYRSCYLADSRDLDLDNLSKLPASRWAWLDGREELASGGIPLLPLSAELGRSLAEAQALYQRELQLVYGVLPICGRLQLESGASQAICGPLFYYEANLQATADGQSQMLAIDVQRAHGNWRLLRRLFDESGSDSLDGLPLPTGRLDVATLGQLLAWVERNTQVGEVSEAAGFPQLADVETLAKAQRRRSLSLQAGAFVALVPRGSGSRGIAHELQLLQEAEQLSPALLQLLGEASAVQATGSISTPQRLPAQLSAAQCRALENAARYPLSQISGPPGTGKSYSLAALALDRYLQGENVLLVSRSAQAVRVIAHKLREDFGLRDGVLEGDGQSLRQALRERLQRMLQGEISEVSEQLEARQRSELEVLTQAEVRLSADFRKRCEQAVRWSRLLLRAERGSLAFWQRWLQVPWVRKRIGNSVWPWVLLDELRDCQRRRQSLSREHLNSHRSLALKRLLMTDRGLFVRYNQAIRARNSQRQLALFEDIDPARLLAAFPIWVVTLDELHRLLPLRPELFDVMVMDEATQCDIASALPAFQRCKRAVVTGDARQLRHISFLSRVREAQLLQRAGLQPEAREAWSYRDNSVLDLVGLQLASQDAVVFLDEHFRSRPALIRFSNELFYDQRLRVMKERPGFDACDSLQLLRIEGQRGRNGVNEAEVERVLALITAHLAEYQGSPLKPSIGVLSPFRDQVERIRLRIGETLPLERLREFRLLVDTPYGFQGEERDLMILSFAVDRESSQAAAYLNRADLFNVAITRARERQVLLFSGDERQLPATHLLRRYLEYLEKPGALWQPGATDAARQTLCEALQAQGVSVWNHYPLAGQVLDLFCRRGEKCLAIDLIGFPGEGEGFLELERYLVLTRAGLETLPLSYGLWHEAPQQVLEAILARL, from the coding sequence ATGGCTCACCACCCTCATGCCCGCCAGTTGCTCGGCTTCTATCGCAGCTGCTACCTGGCCGACAGCCGCGACCTGGATCTGGACAACCTGAGCAAGCTGCCCGCCAGCCGCTGGGCCTGGCTCGATGGGCGCGAGGAGCTGGCCAGCGGCGGTATACCGCTGCTGCCATTGTCCGCCGAGCTGGGCCGCAGCCTGGCCGAGGCGCAGGCGCTGTATCAACGCGAACTGCAACTGGTCTACGGCGTGCTGCCGATCTGTGGCCGGCTGCAGCTGGAAAGCGGCGCCTCGCAGGCGATCTGTGGCCCGCTGTTCTATTACGAGGCTAACCTGCAGGCAACGGCCGACGGGCAGAGCCAGATGCTCGCCATCGACGTGCAGCGCGCCCATGGCAACTGGCGTTTGCTGCGCCGTCTGTTCGATGAGAGCGGCAGCGATAGCCTCGATGGATTACCGCTGCCGACAGGCAGGCTGGACGTCGCCACCCTTGGGCAGTTGCTGGCCTGGGTAGAGCGCAATACGCAGGTGGGCGAAGTCAGTGAGGCGGCGGGGTTCCCGCAGCTGGCAGATGTCGAGACCTTGGCCAAGGCTCAGCGTCGCCGCAGCCTGTCGCTGCAGGCCGGTGCCTTCGTCGCCCTGGTGCCGCGCGGCAGCGGCAGTCGCGGCATTGCCCATGAGCTGCAACTGCTGCAGGAGGCCGAGCAGCTTTCGCCGGCCTTGTTGCAGTTGCTCGGTGAAGCGTCTGCCGTGCAGGCCACTGGCTCGATCAGCACGCCGCAGCGCCTGCCTGCGCAGCTCAGCGCCGCTCAATGCCGAGCGCTGGAAAATGCCGCGCGTTATCCACTGAGCCAGATTTCCGGCCCACCCGGTACCGGCAAGAGCTACAGCCTGGCGGCCCTGGCGCTGGATCGCTACCTGCAGGGCGAGAACGTGCTGCTGGTCAGCCGCAGCGCGCAGGCGGTGCGGGTCATCGCGCACAAGCTGCGCGAGGATTTCGGCCTGCGTGACGGTGTGCTCGAAGGCGACGGCCAGAGCCTGCGCCAGGCCCTGCGCGAGCGACTGCAGCGCATGCTGCAGGGCGAGATTTCCGAGGTTTCCGAGCAATTGGAGGCGCGTCAACGCAGCGAGCTGGAGGTGCTGACCCAGGCCGAGGTGCGCCTGTCGGCTGATTTTCGCAAGCGCTGCGAGCAGGCTGTGCGCTGGAGTCGCCTGCTGCTGCGTGCCGAACGCGGCAGTCTGGCGTTCTGGCAACGCTGGCTGCAGGTGCCCTGGGTACGCAAGCGCATCGGTAACAGCGTCTGGCCCTGGGTGTTGCTGGACGAGTTGCGCGATTGTCAGCGGCGCCGTCAGTCGCTCAGTCGCGAGCACCTCAACAGCCACCGCAGCCTGGCGCTCAAGCGCCTGTTGATGACCGACCGTGGGCTGTTCGTGCGCTACAACCAGGCCATCCGCGCGCGCAATTCGCAGCGCCAACTAGCCCTGTTCGAGGATATCGACCCGGCGCGCCTGCTCGCGGCCTTCCCGATCTGGGTGGTGACGCTTGACGAGCTGCATCGGCTGCTGCCGCTGCGCCCGGAACTGTTTGACGTGATGGTGATGGACGAGGCGACCCAGTGCGATATCGCTTCGGCGCTGCCGGCCTTCCAGCGCTGCAAACGCGCGGTGGTGACCGGCGATGCACGTCAGCTGCGGCACATCTCCTTTCTCTCCCGTGTGCGCGAGGCCCAGCTGTTGCAGCGCGCCGGCCTGCAGCCCGAGGCGCGCGAGGCCTGGAGCTACCGTGACAACAGCGTGCTGGATCTGGTCGGCCTGCAACTGGCCAGCCAGGACGCCGTGGTGTTTCTCGACGAACACTTTCGCAGCCGCCCGGCGCTGATTCGCTTCAGCAACGAGCTGTTCTACGACCAGCGTCTGCGGGTGATGAAGGAGCGCCCAGGCTTCGATGCCTGCGACAGCCTGCAACTGCTGCGCATCGAAGGCCAGCGCGGGCGCAATGGGGTCAACGAGGCGGAGGTCGAGCGCGTGCTGGCGCTGATCACGGCGCATCTGGCCGAGTACCAGGGCAGCCCGCTCAAGCCCAGCATCGGTGTGCTGTCGCCGTTTCGTGATCAGGTCGAGCGCATCCGTCTGCGCATCGGCGAAACCCTGCCGCTGGAACGATTGCGCGAGTTCCGCCTGCTGGTGGATACGCCCTACGGTTTCCAGGGTGAGGAGCGCGACCTGATGATCCTCAGCTTCGCCGTCGATAGAGAGTCGAGCCAGGCTGCGGCGTACCTGAACCGCGCCGACCTGTTCAACGTCGCCATCACCCGCGCCCGCGAGCGCCAGGTGCTGCTGTTCAGCGGCGACGAGCGCCAGTTGCCGGCTACGCACCTGCTGCGCCGTTATCTGGAGTACCTCGAAAAGCCCGGCGCGCTCTGGCAACCCGGCGCCACCGATGCGGCGCGACAGACCCT
- a CDS encoding phospholipase D-like domain-containing protein, which yields MDFNRLDQQLRDSLADLRLSNEERDELRQLGSELSTDQVRFMRNRAFALARELMREPENVEPVLKWLEQVVKTLDSVGSAPRVEHATAHFSPGESCRRKIRELCRQARSSVDICVYTISDDQLSEEILACHQRGIAVRVISDNEKQFDEGSDIQWLRDKGVPLRIDAGPFHMHHKFALFDGRLLLNGSFNWTRSATTSNEENLLVIDHPQLVAAYSREFDALWARYAGN from the coding sequence ATGGACTTCAATCGCCTCGACCAGCAACTGCGTGACAGCCTGGCCGATCTGCGTCTGAGCAACGAGGAGCGCGACGAGCTGCGCCAACTGGGCAGCGAATTGAGTACTGACCAGGTGCGCTTCATGCGCAACCGCGCCTTCGCCCTGGCGCGTGAGCTGATGCGCGAGCCGGAGAACGTCGAGCCGGTACTGAAGTGGCTGGAGCAGGTGGTCAAGACCCTCGACAGCGTTGGCAGCGCGCCGCGTGTGGAACACGCCACGGCGCACTTCAGCCCCGGCGAGAGCTGCCGGCGCAAGATTCGCGAGCTGTGCCGCCAGGCACGCAGCAGCGTGGATATCTGCGTCTACACCATCTCCGATGATCAGCTCAGCGAGGAAATCCTCGCCTGCCACCAGCGTGGTATCGCCGTGCGAGTGATCAGCGATAACGAAAAACAGTTCGATGAGGGCAGCGATATCCAGTGGCTGCGCGACAAGGGCGTGCCGCTGCGTATCGACGCCGGGCCCTTCCATATGCACCACAAGTTCGCCCTGTTCGACGGTCGCCTGCTGCTCAACGGCAGCTTCAACTGGACGCGCAGCGCCACCACCAGCAACGAGGAAAACCTGCTGGTGATCGACCATCCACAACTGGTCGCTGCCTACAGTCGTGAATTCGACGCGCTCTGGGCGCGTTACGCAGGTAACTGA
- a CDS encoding flotillin family protein, whose translation MENLIPFIVGAGLVVLFVIALIALFKAFYIKVPQGTALIVNDMSSTPKVHFTGSLVYPVIHLKEFMKISLITLEVDRRGKDGLICRDNMRADITVAFYLRVNETQEDVLKVAKAIGVDRASDRAAVNELFNAKFSEALKTVGKQFDFVELFENRQDFRDRIVEVIGNDLNGYVLEDVAIDYLEQTSKASLDPSNILDAEGIRKITELTAAQNVITNELERNEELAIKKKNVETREATLSLERQQADAEARQKREIETIRAREEAETLKVREEERLKAEQARIQTQQELDIRAENHQREVEVAQQNRQRAVVIEVEKVTRAKDLEVVSREREVELQRIEKEKALEEERKNIAAVVRERVAVEKTVAQEEERIKEVREVSEAERLKQVTVLNAQAEAEQELVRQVKQAEADETRSKHKAVEINTLAQAELEAAAKSAEAKKKLAEGIEAERAAPGLADARVREVTAAAKEKEGLAEARVQAERLIAEAKGEQEKGLAQARVIEAQAAAKEKDGLADAKVLEEKLGAQARGEEQLGSAKAKATQDLGMAEAQVLLERLNAEAEGLGKKFGALDSLSDNARAHEEFRMQLEKSFEEAMAAIAANKDIAKDQAEVLATALAKAKIEIVGGEGDFFNSFAKSLSVGKAIEGVVGKSPVVQDVLSRLLAGKAAAAQPVAPSAGPEQA comes from the coding sequence ATGGAAAACCTCATCCCCTTCATCGTCGGGGCAGGGCTGGTCGTCCTTTTCGTGATCGCCCTGATCGCCCTGTTCAAGGCCTTCTACATCAAGGTTCCACAAGGCACCGCGCTGATTGTCAACGACATGAGCTCGACGCCCAAGGTGCACTTCACCGGCTCCCTGGTGTACCCGGTGATCCACCTCAAGGAGTTCATGAAGATCTCCCTGATCACCCTGGAAGTCGACCGTCGCGGCAAGGACGGCCTGATCTGCCGCGACAACATGCGTGCCGACATCACTGTGGCGTTCTACCTGCGCGTCAACGAGACTCAGGAAGACGTGCTCAAGGTGGCCAAGGCCATTGGCGTGGATCGTGCCTCCGATCGTGCGGCGGTCAACGAACTGTTCAACGCCAAGTTCTCCGAAGCGCTGAAGACCGTCGGCAAGCAGTTCGATTTCGTCGAGCTGTTCGAGAATCGCCAGGACTTCCGTGATCGCATCGTCGAAGTGATCGGCAACGACCTGAACGGTTACGTGCTGGAAGACGTGGCCATCGACTATCTGGAGCAGACCTCCAAAGCGTCGCTGGACCCGAGCAACATTCTCGACGCCGAAGGTATCCGCAAGATCACCGAGCTGACTGCCGCGCAGAACGTCATCACCAACGAGTTGGAGCGCAACGAAGAGCTGGCGATCAAGAAGAAGAACGTCGAAACCCGCGAGGCGACCCTGTCGCTGGAGCGCCAGCAGGCTGATGCCGAAGCGCGCCAGAAGCGTGAGATCGAGACCATCCGTGCCCGCGAGGAAGCGGAAACCCTCAAGGTACGCGAGGAAGAGCGCCTGAAGGCCGAGCAGGCCCGAATCCAGACCCAGCAGGAGCTGGACATCCGCGCCGAGAACCACCAGCGCGAAGTGGAGGTGGCCCAGCAGAATCGCCAGCGTGCCGTGGTCATCGAGGTGGAGAAGGTCACCCGCGCCAAGGATCTGGAAGTGGTCTCCCGCGAGCGCGAGGTCGAGCTGCAGCGCATCGAGAAGGAAAAGGCGCTGGAAGAAGAGCGCAAGAATATCGCCGCCGTGGTGCGCGAGCGCGTGGCGGTGGAGAAGACCGTGGCCCAGGAAGAAGAACGCATCAAGGAAGTGCGTGAAGTGTCCGAGGCAGAGCGCCTCAAGCAGGTCACCGTGCTCAATGCCCAGGCCGAAGCCGAGCAGGAGCTGGTGCGCCAGGTCAAGCAGGCAGAAGCCGACGAGACTCGTTCCAAGCACAAGGCAGTGGAAATCAACACCCTGGCCCAGGCCGAGCTGGAAGCGGCGGCCAAGAGCGCCGAAGCGAAGAAGAAACTGGCCGAAGGTATCGAAGCCGAGCGCGCTGCACCTGGCTTGGCCGATGCACGCGTGCGTGAAGTCACCGCCGCGGCGAAAGAGAAGGAAGGTCTGGCCGAGGCTCGCGTACAGGCCGAGCGCCTGATCGCCGAAGCCAAGGGCGAGCAGGAAAAAGGTCTGGCGCAGGCGCGTGTCATCGAAGCACAAGCGGCTGCCAAGGAAAAAGACGGCCTGGCCGACGCCAAGGTGCTGGAAGAGAAACTCGGCGCCCAGGCGCGCGGCGAAGAGCAACTCGGCAGCGCCAAGGCCAAGGCCACCCAGGACCTGGGTATGGCCGAGGCGCAGGTGCTGCTGGAGCGTCTGAACGCCGAAGCCGAAGGTCTGGGCAAGAAGTTCGGCGCGCTGGATTCGCTCAGCGACAACGCCCGTGCCCACGAAGAGTTCCGCATGCAGCTGGAGAAGAGCTTCGAGGAGGCCATGGCCGCTATCGCTGCGAACAAGGACATCGCCAAGGATCAGGCCGAAGTGCTGGCCACCGCGCTGGCCAAGGCGAAGATCGAGATCGTCGGCGGCGAAGGCGACTTCTTCAACTCGTTCGCCAAGTCGTTGTCGGTTGGCAAGGCCATCGAAGGCGTGGTCGGCAAGAGCCCGGTGGTGCAGGACGTGCTGTCGCGCCTGTTGGCCGGTAAGGCGGCTGCAGCTCAGCCGGTCGCACCGAGCGCAGGCCCGGAGCAGGCCTGA
- a CDS encoding DNA repair ATPase, producing MSDAQTQDVLDKAVAEGGAYEVLHKRLQEQGQRLRALTETLNGQRLAEFGSSAMEAIGRVRIRTENNCIARDIVQVGDCLLFGYNVFMGLKKETSVADVFSLYRLVEGAEGYDAEPVPLEGSFLAQASFVADFNELYTYYKNTRLLQLAIRDGKLLASFQIGERVSDIRVFRWSISVDGREVRYIDNRGERDIALPAPFDFEWQKTSREMVVTGRHPHMNILDTVFVETIGGDLTIKVENNTQDGLGIYREPVVDKTQSLDDAQIEYARLGSLILLKILPYREEQWRYLVFNSLTSKVERIDAIGLACVQLPEDHGIIFPGGYYLQSGEYKTFEQPMGGMRFKRSVRSPNGEDVQYIFYHPEEGRSALFTYNMINRQLHNPIFGHGYARLEDGRMVIFSAEGSEPTRIHPMQIWQTPFESDDYAARQPARSGFFGRIGNAELVRGVSDLLGLSREIDNREVSVARYTQLCQNTRRLFDVYHWLGDAQCAELAPLLREIAATGELVLDEFEKVESIRQQSARAMAEAETRQKSLLSGLLVDSWDEVQHFVEALNGINAQRGQLLTIRDYRYIDVARIDAMEAELLEAQERVATATSAFLASDAALQPYVQRLSELDGLAQKAESVTQLNEPLAEMQAMAGNLDMLSSLMASLKIDDATQRTAIVESISEVYAHLNQAKARAEQRRKGLGSAETVAQFGAQFKLFSQGITNALALAQDPEKCDEQLSRLLVQLEELESQFGDHEEFLSDILGKREELLETFESHKQSLLDDRQRRAQGVLDAARRILDSLGRRTARLTQMEELNAFFAADPLILKLREMAERLRELKDSVKADDVEARLKAARDQAVRALRDKSELFEEGGNVIKLGPRHRFSVNTQELDLTLMPRGDQLYLHLTGTDFLEPLHDETLDGLRDYWQVSLESESPSLYRAEYLAGLVLDAAVAGREGLSLDLLKTHLAQPETLTRLIRDFAVPRYKDAYEKGIHDHDAALILAQLLPLRESAGLLRYAPAARGFAALFWNRWGQDIEAELWPERARSSLHLRQLFGSEDGVQRLREEIDAAMQRFLAQHPLPVDAAQRQAAAAYLVEELAAKPIEFSFSKYARQLLDTLQQRMQASHVWDDYRAALDNLRGRPVQRWLLAQTWFDGLCAQDASMAELADYVPEAIAVSLLDDEFPRRFTEVDLRFTVSGLLGDHPRVQDGTLLLAIDDYFARLQQHLDHFVPQLQRYQALRQEVINRERDALRLSEFKPRPLSSFVRNKLINDVYLGFIGDNLAKQMGTAGENKRTDLMGLLMLISPPGYGKTTLMEYVAHRLGLIFMKVNGPALGHEVRSIDPAQAPDATSRQELEKLNLALEMGNNVMLYVDDIQHTHPEFLQKFISLCDGTRRIEGVWKGKTKTYDMRGKKFCVVMSGNPYTESGDVFKIPDMLANRADIYNLGDTLGGMQEAFALSYIENSLTSNPVLAPLATRDMADVYRFVAKAEGKPFSANELSHTYSAAEINEITSTLQRLMQVRDVVGRVNQQYIVSAAQADSYRTEPPFKLQGSYRNMNKMAEKISAVMNDAELLQLIADHYQGESQLLTTGAEENLLKLAELRGNQTPEQAERWAQIKRDFMRNKAMGGSDSDVGGRVVAQLNDLVESVRGLGATAKPAGETPSIPWQQLLAGLENLGKLRPQVEVVAPPQPGTQKLLESLADSLENSFLPLIKAMDKKIDIDLRTHNRMLEISTQLRDLGTLLGHQQRSDAADDEAP from the coding sequence ATGTCGGACGCACAAACACAGGACGTATTGGACAAGGCCGTCGCCGAAGGCGGCGCCTACGAGGTGCTGCACAAGCGCCTGCAGGAGCAGGGCCAGCGCCTGCGCGCACTGACCGAAACGCTCAACGGCCAGCGCCTGGCCGAGTTCGGCAGCAGCGCCATGGAAGCCATTGGTCGGGTGCGCATCCGCACCGAGAACAACTGCATCGCCCGCGATATCGTCCAGGTCGGTGACTGCCTGCTGTTCGGCTACAACGTGTTCATGGGCCTGAAGAAGGAAACCTCGGTCGCCGATGTGTTCTCCCTCTATCGCCTGGTCGAGGGTGCCGAAGGCTACGACGCCGAGCCGGTGCCGCTGGAGGGTAGCTTCCTCGCTCAGGCCAGTTTCGTCGCCGATTTCAACGAGCTGTACACCTACTACAAGAACACCCGCCTGCTGCAACTGGCCATCCGCGACGGCAAGTTGCTGGCGAGCTTCCAGATCGGCGAGCGGGTCAGCGATATCCGCGTGTTCCGCTGGTCGATCTCCGTCGATGGGCGCGAAGTGCGTTATATCGATAATCGTGGCGAGCGCGATATCGCGCTGCCAGCGCCATTCGATTTCGAATGGCAGAAGACGTCCCGCGAGATGGTGGTCACCGGCCGCCATCCGCACATGAACATTCTCGACACCGTATTCGTCGAGACCATCGGCGGCGACCTCACCATCAAGGTCGAGAACAACACCCAGGATGGCCTGGGTATCTACCGCGAGCCGGTGGTGGACAAGACCCAGTCGCTGGACGATGCGCAGATCGAATACGCCCGCCTGGGCAGCCTGATCCTGCTGAAGATCCTGCCGTACCGCGAAGAGCAGTGGCGCTACCTGGTGTTCAACAGCCTGACCAGCAAGGTCGAGCGCATCGACGCCATCGGCCTGGCCTGTGTACAGCTACCGGAAGACCACGGCATCATCTTCCCCGGCGGCTACTACCTGCAGAGCGGCGAGTACAAGACCTTCGAACAGCCTATGGGCGGCATGCGCTTCAAGCGCTCGGTGCGCTCACCCAACGGCGAGGACGTGCAGTACATCTTCTACCACCCGGAAGAAGGCCGCTCGGCGCTGTTCACCTACAACATGATCAACCGCCAGTTGCACAACCCGATCTTCGGCCACGGCTACGCGCGCCTGGAAGACGGGCGCATGGTGATTTTCTCCGCCGAGGGCAGCGAGCCGACTCGCATCCACCCAATGCAGATCTGGCAGACGCCGTTCGAGAGCGACGATTACGCCGCCCGCCAGCCGGCGCGCAGCGGCTTCTTCGGGCGCATCGGCAACGCCGAGCTGGTACGCGGCGTGTCCGACCTGCTGGGCCTCAGTCGCGAGATCGACAACCGCGAAGTGTCGGTGGCGCGCTACACCCAGCTGTGCCAGAACACCCGTCGCCTGTTCGATGTCTACCACTGGCTGGGTGACGCCCAGTGCGCCGAGCTGGCGCCTCTGCTGCGTGAGATTGCCGCCACTGGCGAGCTGGTGCTCGATGAATTCGAGAAGGTCGAGAGCATCCGCCAGCAGTCCGCCCGGGCCATGGCCGAGGCCGAGACGCGACAGAAGAGCCTGCTCTCCGGCCTGCTGGTGGATAGCTGGGACGAGGTGCAGCACTTCGTCGAAGCGCTCAATGGCATCAATGCCCAACGCGGCCAGTTGCTGACCATCCGCGACTACCGCTACATCGACGTGGCGCGTATCGATGCCATGGAGGCCGAACTGCTGGAAGCGCAGGAGCGCGTGGCCACTGCCACTTCCGCCTTCCTCGCCAGCGACGCCGCGCTGCAGCCCTACGTACAGCGTCTGAGCGAACTGGATGGCCTGGCGCAGAAGGCCGAAAGCGTCACCCAACTTAACGAGCCGCTGGCCGAGATGCAGGCCATGGCCGGCAACCTGGACATGCTCTCCAGCCTGATGGCCTCGCTGAAGATCGACGACGCCACCCAGCGCACCGCCATCGTCGAGTCGATTTCCGAGGTCTACGCCCACCTCAACCAGGCCAAGGCGCGTGCCGAGCAGCGGCGCAAGGGCCTGGGCTCGGCCGAGACGGTGGCGCAGTTCGGCGCCCAGTTCAAACTGTTCAGCCAGGGCATCACGAACGCCCTGGCGCTGGCGCAGGACCCGGAGAAGTGCGACGAACAGTTGTCGCGCCTGCTGGTGCAGCTCGAAGAGCTGGAAAGCCAGTTCGGTGATCACGAGGAGTTCCTCAGCGACATCCTCGGCAAGCGCGAAGAGCTGCTGGAGACCTTCGAGTCGCACAAGCAGAGCCTGCTCGACGACCGCCAGCGCCGTGCCCAGGGCGTGCTCGATGCCGCCCGGCGCATCCTCGACAGCCTGGGCCGGCGCACTGCGCGCCTGACTCAGATGGAAGAGCTCAATGCCTTCTTCGCCGCCGATCCGCTGATCCTCAAGTTGCGCGAGATGGCCGAGCGCCTGCGCGAGCTCAAGGACAGCGTCAAGGCCGATGATGTCGAGGCGCGCCTGAAGGCCGCCCGCGACCAGGCGGTGCGCGCCCTGCGCGACAAGAGCGAGCTGTTCGAGGAGGGCGGCAACGTCATCAAGCTCGGCCCGCGCCATCGCTTCAGCGTCAATACCCAGGAACTCGACCTGACCCTGATGCCACGTGGTGATCAGCTCTATCTGCACCTGACCGGCACCGATTTCCTCGAACCGCTGCATGACGAGACGCTGGACGGCCTGCGCGATTACTGGCAGGTGTCGCTGGAATCCGAGTCGCCCTCGCTGTACCGCGCCGAATACCTCGCCGGCCTGGTGCTCGACGCCGCCGTGGCCGGCCGTGAAGGCCTGAGCCTGGATCTGCTCAAGACCCACCTGGCGCAGCCGGAAACCCTGACTCGCCTGATCCGCGACTTCGCCGTGCCGCGCTACAAGGATGCCTACGAGAAGGGCATCCATGACCACGACGCCGCGCTGATCCTCGCCCAATTGCTGCCGCTTCGCGAAAGCGCCGGGCTGCTGCGTTACGCGCCGGCGGCGCGGGGCTTTGCCGCGCTGTTCTGGAACCGCTGGGGGCAGGACATCGAGGCCGAGCTGTGGCCGGAGCGGGCGCGCAGCAGCCTGCACCTGCGCCAATTGTTCGGCAGCGAGGATGGCGTGCAGCGCCTGCGCGAAGAGATCGACGCGGCCATGCAGCGCTTCCTCGCTCAGCACCCGTTGCCAGTGGACGCGGCGCAGCGCCAGGCGGCAGCGGCCTATCTGGTCGAGGAACTGGCGGCCAAGCCCATCGAGTTCAGCTTCAGCAAGTATGCCCGGCAACTGCTCGACACCCTGCAGCAGCGCATGCAGGCCAGCCATGTCTGGGACGACTACCGCGCCGCGCTGGACAACCTGCGTGGCCGCCCGGTGCAGCGCTGGTTGCTGGCGCAGACCTGGTTCGACGGCCTGTGCGCGCAGGACGCCAGCATGGCCGAGCTGGCCGACTACGTGCCCGAAGCGATCGCCGTCAGCCTGCTGGATGACGAATTCCCGCGGCGTTTCACCGAGGTCGATCTGCGTTTCACCGTCAGCGGCCTGCTCGGCGATCATCCGCGTGTGCAGGACGGCACGCTGCTGCTGGCCATAGACGACTACTTCGCGCGCCTGCAGCAGCACCTGGATCACTTCGTGCCGCAACTGCAGCGCTACCAGGCGCTACGCCAGGAAGTCATCAACCGCGAGCGCGATGCACTGCGTCTGAGCGAATTCAAGCCACGGCCGTTGTCGTCGTTCGTGCGCAACAAGCTGATCAACGATGTGTACCTGGGTTTTATCGGCGACAACCTGGCCAAGCAGATGGGCACCGCTGGCGAGAACAAGCGCACCGACCTGATGGGCCTGCTGATGCTCATCTCGCCGCCCGGCTACGGCAAGACCACGCTGATGGAATACGTGGCGCACCGCCTCGGCCTGATCTTCATGAAGGTCAACGGCCCGGCGTTGGGCCACGAGGTACGTTCCATCGACCCGGCGCAGGCGCCGGACGCCACCTCGCGCCAGGAACTGGAAAAGCTCAACCTGGCGCTGGAAATGGGCAACAACGTGATGCTCTATGTCGATGACATCCAGCACACCCACCCCGAATTCCTGCAGAAATTCATCTCGCTGTGCGACGGCACGCGGCGTATCGAAGGTGTGTGGAAGGGCAAGACCAAGACCTACGACATGCGCGGCAAGAAGTTCTGCGTGGTGATGAGCGGCAACCCGTACACCGAGTCTGGCGATGTGTTCAAGATCCCCGACATGCTCGCCAACCGTGCCGACATCTACAACCTCGGCGACACCCTGGGCGGCATGCAGGAAGCCTTCGCGCTGAGCTATATCGAGAACAGCCTGACCTCCAACCCGGTGCTGGCGCCGCTGGCCACCCGCGACATGGCCGATGTGTATCGCTTCGTCGCCAAGGCCGAGGGCAAGCCGTTCTCGGCCAACGAGCTGAGCCACACTTACAGCGCCGCCGAGATCAACGAGATCACCTCGACCCTGCAGCGTCTGATGCAGGTGCGCGATGTGGTCGGTCGGGTCAACCAGCAGTACATCGTCAGCGCTGCGCAGGCCGACAGCTACCGCACCGAGCCGCCGTTCAAGCTGCAGGGCAGCTATCGCAACATGAACAAGATGGCGGAGAAGATCAGCGCGGTGATGAACGATGCCGAGCTACTGCAACTGATTGCCGACCACTATCAGGGCGAGTCGCAGCTGCTCACCACCGGCGCCGAGGAGAACCTGCTCAAGCTCGCCGAACTGCGCGGCAACCAGACGCCCGAGCAGGCCGAGCGCTGGGCGCAGATCAAGCGCGACTTCATGCGCAACAAGGCCATGGGTGGCAGCGACAGCGATGTCGGTGGGCGTGTGGTGGCGCAGCTCAACGACCTGGTGGAAAGCGTGCGCGGTCTGGGCGCTACCGCTAAACCGGCCGGCGAGACGCCGAGCATTCCCTGGCAGCAGTTGCTGGCCGGACTGGAAAATCTGGGCAAGCTGCGCCCGCAGGTGGAGGTGGTTGCGCCGCCTCAGCCGGGCACGCAAAAATTGCTCGAAAGCCTGGCCGATAGTCTGGAAAACAGCTTCCTGCCGCTGATCAAGGCGATGGACAAGAAGATCGACATCGATTTGCGCACCCACAACCGCATGCTGGAAATCTCCACCCAACTGCGCGACCTCGGCACGTTGCTCGGCCATCAGCAGCGTAGCGATGCCGCGGACGACGAGGCGCCGTGA